A genome region from Arachis duranensis cultivar V14167 chromosome 8, aradu.V14167.gnm2.J7QH, whole genome shotgun sequence includes the following:
- the LOC107463118 gene encoding transcription initiation factor TFIID subunit 8: MGFTYPTNGNPNRRTIDHGGVGGRASSDEFGRAVSRIAVAQICESAGFNGVKNSAIEALSDVTIRYLIDLGKIAEFYANLAGRSQCSVFDLILGLEDLEQVKGFIGSGQSQCLLGSGTVRDLMRFVNCGDEVPFAQPIPNFPVIRQRKVIPSFLQMGEAPPSKHIPPWLPALPDPHTYIHTPMRDERTCDPREDKVEQARQRRKAERSLLSLQKRLLLCSGSVETRNTTSNVVVPSGGGASLRQGEGEGGDKNPYLKAPVDNKDVSPVPLPGKLSDDVDMIANHVSVLEAFAPAIEMMRSSGVLCEDDGMQGRTVLPAVRPTVYFKFRAGKKLIHESLDMRNQKKDASRTAALAGREDERDDKKRRAELILKQSMENPQELTLF, encoded by the coding sequence ATGGGGTTCACTTATCCCACTAATGGAAACCCTAATCGACGGACCATCGACCATGGAGGAGTTGGAGGAAGAGCTTCATCTGACGAGTTTGGGCGTGCGGTTTCTCGAATAGCCGTGGCACAGATTTGCGAATCTGCAGGGTTTAATGGCGTCAAGAATTCCGCCATCGAAGCACTTTCCGATGTCACAATTAGGTACCTTATTGACTTGGGGAAAATTGCTGAATTTTATGCTAACCTTGCTGGTAGATCGCAATGTAGTGTCTTTGATTTGATTCTAGGGTTAGAGGATTTAGAACAGGTCAAGGGTTTCATAGGTTCTGGTCAAAGTCAAtgccttttaggttcaggaacTGTTAGGGATCTTATGAGGTTTGTGAATTGCGGTGATGAGGTTCCTTTTGCTCAGCCAATACCGAATTTTCCAGTGATTCGGCAGCGGAAAGTTATCCCTAGTTTCTTGCAAATGGGGGAGGCACCACCTTCTAAGCATATACCGCCTTGGTTGCCGGCATTGCCGGACCCTCACACTTATATTCACACGCCTATGCGGGATGAGAGGACTTGTGATCCCCGGGAAGACAAGGTTGAACAGGCCAGGCAACGTAGAAAGGCTGAGAGGTCGTTGTTAAGCTTGCAGAAGAGGTTGTTGTTGTGTAGTGGTTCAGTAGAAACACGCAATACGACTTCTAATGTGGTTGTGCCGAGTGGGGGTGGTGCTTCACTTAGACAAGGAGAAGGTGAAGGGGGTGATAAGAACCCTTACCTTAAGGCTCCTGTGGATAATAAAGATGTTTCTCCAGTTCCCTTGCCGGGGAAGCTTTCTGATGATGTTGATATGATTGCGAATCATGTTTCTGTGTTGGAGGCATTTGCTCCTGCAATTGAGATGATGAGGAGTAGTGGTGTTTTGTGTGAAGATGACGGGATGCAAGGGAGAACAGTTCTTCCAGCTGTAAGACCTACTGTTTATTTCAAGTTCAGGGCTGGAAAAAAGCTTATCCACGAGTCCTTGGATATGAGGAATCAGAAGAAGGATGCTTCACGAACAGCGGCCTTGGCTGGTAGAGAAGATGAGAGGGATGATAAGAAGAGGAGAGCTGAGCTTATTCTCAAACAATCTATGGAAAACCCACAAGAACTCACTCTGTTCTAG